One segment of Cetobacterium sp. NK01 DNA contains the following:
- a CDS encoding MIP/aquaporin family protein — MNVFVAEFIGTAILVLLGNGVVANVVLNKSKGNSSGWIVITTAWGLAVMTGAYCVGWISGAHLNPALTIGFAVAGLFPGNLVLGYVIAQILGAMFGQIFVYLTYKRHYDETTDTGAILGSFSTGPAIRDLKWNFVTEAIGTFMLVFGLLAIGHVNNQAFTATLPNGDMVRGFTGILGPLLAGFYVWSLGLSLGGPTGYAINPARDLGPRIMHAILPITNKGDSDWSYAWVPVAGPIVGGIIGAITFAALFN, encoded by the coding sequence ATGAATGTTTTTGTAGCTGAGTTTATTGGTACTGCAATTCTTGTTTTACTTGGTAACGGTGTTGTTGCAAACGTGGTTTTAAACAAAAGTAAAGGAAACAGCTCTGGTTGGATTGTTATTACTACAGCTTGGGGACTTGCTGTTATGACGGGAGCTTATTGTGTGGGATGGATTAGTGGAGCTCATCTTAATCCAGCTTTAACTATTGGATTTGCTGTTGCTGGACTTTTCCCAGGAAATCTTGTTTTAGGTTATGTTATTGCCCAAATTTTAGGTGCTATGTTTGGACAAATTTTTGTATATCTTACTTACAAAAGACATTATGACGAAACAACTGATACTGGTGCTATCTTAGGTTCTTTCTCTACTGGTCCTGCTATTAGAGATTTAAAATGGAACTTTGTAACAGAAGCTATTGGTACTTTTATGCTTGTTTTTGGACTATTAGCTATTGGTCATGTTAACAACCAAGCTTTTACTGCTACTTTACCAAACGGAGATATGGTAAGAGGGTTTACAGGTATTTTAGGACCTCTACTTGCTGGATTCTATGTTTGGAGTTTAGGTTTAAGTTTAGGTGGACCTACTGGTTATGCTATTAATCCTGCTAGAGACCTTGGTCCTAGAATTATGCACGCTATTTTACCTATTACAAACAAGGGTGACTCTGACTGGTCATATGCTTGGGTACCTGTTGCTGGTCCTATAGTTGGTGGAATTATTGGTGCTATTACTTTCGCTGCTCTTTTCAATTAA
- a CDS encoding glycerol-3-phosphate responsive antiterminator, which translates to MNPNFEKILIKNNKILAVKDQQSLEKALLSSSKIIFLLSSDICSIEETTRLIKASGKLCFIHLDMIQGLNTKDNSAIDYLKDNTFADGVITTKSQVAKYAHKIGFLVILRCFLIDSLSLTTTEKLFNETYIDAIEILPGVMPKIIEKISKESSIPIIAGGLISDEEDVQIALNSGAVAISTTKLNILN; encoded by the coding sequence ATGAATCCAAATTTTGAAAAGATTTTAATCAAAAATAACAAAATATTAGCTGTGAAAGATCAACAATCTTTGGAAAAAGCTCTTCTTAGCTCTTCAAAGATAATATTTCTTCTTAGTAGCGATATCTGTTCTATAGAAGAAACTACTCGCCTTATTAAAGCAAGTGGTAAACTTTGCTTTATACATCTTGATATGATACAAGGGTTAAATACTAAAGATAACTCTGCTATCGACTATTTAAAAGATAATACTTTTGCAGATGGAGTTATAACTACAAAATCTCAAGTTGCAAAATATGCTCATAAAATTGGATTTTTAGTTATTCTTAGGTGTTTCTTAATCGATTCCCTTTCTTTAACAACAACAGAAAAACTTTTTAATGAAACATATATTGATGCAATTGAAATTCTGCCTGGAGTTATGCCTAAAATTATTGAAAAAATTTCAAAGGAAAGCTCTATTCCTATTATTGCTGGAGGCTTGATATCTGACGAAGAGGATGTTCAAATAGCCTTAAATAGTGGTGCTGTAGCTATATCTACAACAAAACTAAATATTTTAAATTAG
- the glpK gene encoding glycerol kinase GlpK, whose protein sequence is MKYIIALDQGTTSSRAIIFDEQQNIVASAQKEFRQIYPKEGWVEHDPMEIWASQSGVLAEAIAQSGVSQHDIIGIGITNQRETTIVWNKLTGKPVYNAIVWQCRRTAHICDDLKAKGLADYIRDNTGLVVDAYFSGTKIKWILDNVEGAREQAERGELLFGTVDTWLIWKLTNGKSHATDYTNASRTMIYNIKDLCWDEKLLTELNIPKSMLPEVKDCSGTFGYANLGGKGGHRVPICGVAGDQQAALFGQACFEKGEAKNTYGTGCFMLMNTGSRMYQSKNGLLTTIAIGLDGKVEYALEGSIFVAGAAVQWLRDELKLITDSKDTEYFASKVKDNGGVYFVPAFVGLGTPHWDMYARGAIVGLTRGANKNHIIRATLESIAYQTRDVLEAMQEDSGIELKALKVDGGASANNFLMQFQSDIVGKEVHRPSTVETTALGAAYLAGLAVGFWNDKNEIKQNWCLEKTFVPTMTEEDRDLKHSKWKRAVERSLNWELD, encoded by the coding sequence ATGAAATATATAATCGCATTAGATCAAGGAACAACTAGCTCAAGAGCTATAATTTTTGATGAACAACAAAATATTGTGGCAAGTGCACAAAAAGAATTTAGACAAATCTATCCAAAAGAGGGATGGGTTGAACATGATCCTATGGAAATTTGGGCTAGTCAAAGTGGAGTTTTAGCTGAGGCTATAGCGCAATCTGGAGTTTCTCAACATGATATTATTGGTATTGGAATTACAAATCAAAGAGAAACTACTATTGTTTGGAATAAACTAACTGGAAAACCTGTTTACAATGCAATTGTATGGCAATGTAGAAGAACTGCCCATATATGTGATGATTTAAAAGCTAAGGGACTAGCTGATTATATCAGAGACAACACTGGTCTTGTTGTTGATGCATACTTCTCAGGAACTAAAATCAAATGGATTTTAGATAATGTTGAAGGTGCTAGAGAACAAGCTGAAAGAGGAGAGTTATTATTTGGTACTGTTGATACATGGTTAATTTGGAAATTGACAAATGGTAAATCACATGCAACAGATTATACTAATGCTTCTAGAACTATGATTTATAATATTAAAGATCTTTGTTGGGATGAAAAATTATTAACAGAATTAAATATTCCTAAATCTATGCTTCCTGAAGTTAAAGATTGTAGTGGAACATTTGGGTATGCTAACCTTGGTGGAAAAGGTGGACATAGGGTTCCTATTTGTGGGGTTGCTGGAGATCAACAAGCAGCTTTATTTGGACAAGCCTGCTTTGAAAAAGGAGAAGCCAAAAATACCTATGGAACTGGTTGTTTTATGCTAATGAATACAGGAAGTAGAATGTACCAAAGTAAAAATGGGCTTTTAACTACAATAGCTATTGGATTAGATGGAAAAGTTGAGTATGCTCTTGAAGGAAGTATTTTTGTTGCAGGTGCCGCTGTTCAATGGTTAAGAGATGAATTAAAGCTAATTACTGATTCTAAAGACACTGAATATTTTGCTAGTAAAGTTAAGGATAATGGTGGCGTTTATTTTGTTCCAGCTTTTGTTGGATTAGGAACTCCTCACTGGGATATGTATGCTAGAGGTGCTATTGTTGGTTTAACTAGAGGTGCTAATAAAAATCATATTATTAGAGCTACTTTAGAGTCTATTGCATATCAAACTAGAGATGTTTTAGAAGCTATGCAAGAAGATTCTGGAATTGAACTAAAAGCTTTAAAAGTTGATGGTGGAGCTTCTGCAAATAATTTCTTAATGCAATTCCAATCAGATATAGTTGGTAAAGAGGTTCATAGACCTTCAACTGTTGAAACAACAGCTTTAGGTGCAGCATACCTTGCTGGACTTGCAGTTGGATTCTGGAACGATAAAAATGAAATTAAACAAAACTGGTGTCTTGAAAAAACATTTGTTCCAACTATGACTGAAGAGGACAGAGACTTAAAACATAGCAAATGGAAAAGAGCTGTTGAAAGATCTTTAAATTGGGAGCTTGACTAA